The segment AAATGCTTAAAGCAAGGGACATTATGACTAAAGATGTTATAACCGTGTCGCCTGATATGCCAGTGGATAAACTCGCCAGCATTCTTTTTGAAAACGGAATCAGCGGCGTTCCGGTGGTGGATGAGGATGGCAAGCTTCTTTCAATAGTGACTGAAAACGATCTTATTGACCAGACCAAAAAGGTTCACATACCTACGGTGCTGACAATTCTCGATTCGTTTATTTATCTGGAAAATCCGGGGAAATTCGAAAAAGAAATAAAGAAGATGGCCGG is part of the Pseudomonadota bacterium genome and harbors:
- a CDS encoding CBS domain-containing protein, whose translation is MLKARDIMTKDVITVSPDMPVDKLASILFENGISGVPVVDEDGKLLSIVTENDLIDQTKKVHIPTVLTILDSFIYLENPGKFEKEIKKMAG